The genomic region TTTCATATCTACACGCATCAACAtcccaccaccaccgcaccaccatcATCCCCACCGCTTCACTACCATCATCTGCACCACCGCACCATCATCCCCACCGCTTCACCACCATCATATGCACCACCACACCGTCATCCCCACCACTgtaccacatcgggatacactcgcctccaaaccggggaaaaccctcacctagggccgaagcccgtacTCGTCTGAGAAatccgctcagttcaaggatcgaactagcgatcttcACATATTCGCCTAGCCTCCCATCATCACCTGGTGCCGTAGAAAATAATGGGGAGGACATGAATCGAACTTAGGTCCCTTAGAACACCAAGACTCTACCTTACCACTCCATCACCACCTGATCGGCAATTGGGTTTCACATGGCCATGTTCCTattttaacatgatcatgttttATGTTTCAACATGATCATGCTTCTGTTAAACATAATCATGTTCTTTCAGTTGCAGGTCCGCAGGTCTAAAACACAATGGTTCCAGTTTCAAGTTTCAACATGATCATGCTTCTGTtaaacatgatcatgttctttcGGTCTGCATGTCTAAAACACAATGGGCTGGGTTTCACAACATGATcatgtttctgttttaacaagATCATGTCAGTTTAGTTCCAGTAAAGTACACTccagttctaaaacgcaatgggataaaaaaaaaaaaaaaaaaaaaaagatgtgtTTTTTTCATTATGTTATAAAACACAATGgattaaaaacataaaacaaatttattttttattgtgttataaaacacaatatactaaaaacacaaacaaaatgttttgtttctaaaacgcaatagactgcaaacacaaaaaaaaatgtcattttttctaaaacgtaataagctaaaaacacaaagaaatgtctttttttctaaaacgcaatggactaataacacaaaaaaatgtgttttttttcattcttttgtaaaacgcaatgacttaATTCAAAAACCCAGCTCGTAAAACGCAATTAAAAAATTTCGTACACAAATCGAAGTCGATTTCTTTGAATTTCTTCAACGATTAACAAAATTTGAATGTTATAAACACTTATCAAcgatcgaatcgaacgaatcgagttaTTCAtttcaaaatcacgggaaaaaaactgagaaattgtatgaaattaaactgggtttcttcaaaaagttgaagaacaagttGATTGAGTCTTTGAATCACTGATTGATGACGAAAATCATACTGTGATGTAATGATTATTgaatagaaagtgaagaaaaagtTTAAAATGATGGCTTTTTAAAAATGATGGTTTTGAAGTTGCAGAAAATGACGAAGGGAGAAGATAAAATAAGATTGACTAAAATATCATTTCCCCTTTATTTTTcaattttgccacatgtcatgtCACAACCCCGTTGCTTCCAgtgccaattttttttttgaacggcaaggaacgacgtgccaaccaccgtgacaccAGACGCTGtagccaaggtcgactactcgatcgccgccagccccttggctctcctaGATGCGCGGAAAACCGACCTCCATCCGCTCGAatacagtggaataatcggtaaaatctCGTCttccatccaagacgaaccgacGCCACCTGTAATCACATAATAAAAAGAGTAGGAGTCAAACCTAGACACAAGAAACACCAAATTTTTCCACAACCATTTCACCACTACCTCATTTCCTTCCCCGTACCAAACTATAGTTCCTGTTTAATCCTCTTCCTAGTTCCTAGATAGGaaatcagatgttaaaagattttaaaaattaTAGAATAGTGATTTTTAATCAGCTTAATACACACAACAATCAAAAGTTTATAGGATTTGTTCCTCATCAACAATTTAACATTCGTTCTGCACGCAAAGAATCATAAACCCTagcttctaattctcgatcaatACGCTTCAGGTACTAAATTTCTCATATGAATTCTTAAACGTCCGAGTTTTTTTGCTGTTCATAGACGCTCTTCATCTAATTATTTCAATCCGTTTTCATTGATCACCGATTAGGTTTTCTTTAGAGGATTCAATGTTCAATATTATAACTTATTGAGTGTTCGATTTGTGAAATGCCTGAACTGTATATATCTATATTGAGATGACAACCACTGCAATTTTGAATTATGTACAAAGTTTATGGCCGTTTGCTAAGATTATAAATGATGATTTACGATTATCGGATCGATTAGTGAGTGGACTGGAGCTACCAGATGAGACGAAACGGTTTGTGTTTGCGTTTCGTGAACCGGAATCACAGGCGGTGATCTATGTGCTCTGTGTTCAGAATTTGTCCGAAAGATCAGCCGTTGACGCTGAACGTCTTGTTAGATGCGTTAAACCGGGTGCGGTTGTGGCTCAAGTCAAGGAGGTTGAGtttcatgatgatgaagggtcGATTCCGAcgtcttcgttacaagtacttaAAAGATGTTTTCTTCAAAGAATCGGAAAAGAAAAGTACGAAAATGTGGCTGGGAGTTTAGTGTTGAAAGAAATTTTCGGTGTTGGATTTAACGGTCATTTGTCGGCTGCAAAACGAACAGCTGAAGAAGTTGGTTCGTCGTTTTTGATGCTCGAATCGCCTTTTGTGAATATAGAAAGTGATCACGGTCCGTCAAATGAGGTTGAGTCAGGTAATTCTCAAGGTTTTGGTTTACAGCCTATTAATAACTTGATACCACAAGCTAGAAAAAGAAACAGATTCATACCGCCAACACACAAGCTAGAAAATGACAAACACGACAAGGCTCCCCATACTCACGCACAGCAGCTGAATAGCGGTATAGGATCTGGCCCAAACATACCCACGCCAAAATAAGAACCCATCACCCCGACCCAAAAGAAATTAACCTGCCCATGATGAATAACGAGCATGAATCCTGATGGGTAAGTTGGATTTCTATAATTAACTTTTATTTATCAAGTACTTAAAGCATAATTTATATTAGCATTTACATACAACGAAATTTTGTATCTTATTTATAAGTAAGCGATTTTGATTCATAATTAAAACTAGTTATGAAAGTCTCAAAATGCCATGTTAATCATTCATTTGATCAGCCCTGCAATTGATGCATGTTGACTGCAATTTGTGAACACAAATCAAATATTGTGATAGTTTTAAAGGTTTATTATTGTTGTTCCTACATGTGGGTTGGATCAATAGCCATATTGGAAGAACCATAACCTGAAGGAACAACCATCTGTTTTTGCTTAATTATGGGGGAGAttataaaaaaattacacatatacTAGGAGCCTGTTTTCAATTAAATGGTAAGAAAAGTTACCTTATTCATGGTAAGACAGATGTTTCATTTTCTCTCAAGTCACAAACAAAAATCAAGATCGAAATCAGATTTTACATATAGCAGACGACATATAATGGCTTGGCTGCTATTTTAGCATCTATGCTTGCGGGAATATATATAATGACGCTCAAGATTGATCATATGCATTGCATTAAAGTTACTTAGTAATAAAAGTTTCGTCTTTATAAAAAAACACAGAACAGTACAAAAATAAGAAAACTAGAATTTAAAAAGTAATTCATCATCGATCActgaatgaaagaatcagaatgATTGAGCAGAAGTAGTGATTCTGTGTAGGAGGTCATCTTGAAGGTCGACCCATAAATCCCAAGACCATTGTTGTGTTCCCAGCAAGGttcaaaaacttcaagttcatcatTACGTCTATGCGTCTGTACTATTATCGGTTGGCCATTCTTCCTAAATCCAATTATACTATCAACCTGAACGTCGTTAACAGTGAATAGCTTTCTAAACGAGGGTTTTGGAACACCGTTTTTCAACATCATCCATACGTCACAAAATGGTTTCGGTGTTAAATTATTAGCTACGTGATAACTAAGCACAACAAGAGACTCGTTGATCTTAGATATATTGTACGGCCTTAAATGGCGTGTACCTAAGTTATTAGCAAAGTCTACTGGTTCTCCAAATTCTTCACTTGCCAAATCAAATGAATAAACCCTAAGTTTATCTATAATATTATCATAAGTGAGCCAATAAATAACCCCATCTATAACCACCTGTGTATTCGAGAACTGCAACGATTTAGACTTAAACGGCTTATTCATTGGTAAGCTTCTCCAAGCCCCAGAGCTTAATGTGAAAACCTCAGCTGTGGCCTCGTTATCGATAGAACAACGTGTAATCTTGACGATCTTAGGGTCGCTAGTTTTAGGACAAACCCCAAAACTAATAACATCATGGGCTCCACCCGGTATCGCTATACCAACGGATTTCCTAACTAATGGATTCCATAGAACAACGAGTTTCTTTACGTTCCCTTGATCTCGAATAACTCCGTGCAAACACACCAATCCGTGAGAGCAATCGATCATGAATGGTGACGCGAGAAACTTAACAGTTGGAGGAACAAAAGGGGGAGACTTGTGATCGGGGAAGCTGTCATCATCAACAATCGAAACATAATTATCCTCATATTTGACCCGATCAGAACCTCCTGGTATGTACCTTATCAGTAGATGTTCCGGATGAGACTGGGTGTGATAAGTGATAAATTCAGAGCTATCGATCAGAGACTTCCATTGCTTTGAAACAGATCTGAACTGAAGCAAAGATTTGACAGAAAGAttttttttgatgattttctctTGGATTTCGAAAGGAATGTTGGCTGACATAATAATCActttatggggggggggggggggggggggggtgttgtcTGGGGATGGTTAttgtttcagctttaggttttttATTATGGGGGATGGAAACGTGGAATAAGGAAAAGTGGTTTTAAATGGAATAGGTCGGTCAAAATTTACAAGGGTATGAATTTCGGGCTGGGCTCCATCTACTCTATAGTTCTCAATGGAGAATTGGAGATGATGTCATGTTAGAGAAGCCCGTTTAACTTTAGATTCGGATTTCTAAATTTTGATCCGGGTCGGCTATGGAACCGGTTCGGGTATGATCGAGTATTTGGAGAAACCTGGTTCGAGTAAACAAAACATTGAGAGATTATTGagagagtaaactgccattttagtccctatggtttgttcacttttgccactttagtccaaaactcaaactttttgcatctagatccctgtggttttagttttattgccattttggtcaaaaaattaaatcatgtcatatttgtcttataaaatcatgttattttgtcttttttgttgatacatgtttgtggacgcgactcgactcggttcgacttggctcggttcgactcggttaggttcggctcaagcccgacgtcacgacattcctccgtcgtgcgccctagagttcgacacgcgaaacACGGAGAGCCGAGAACGTTTCCCGCTTgacacatcatcatgatgatgtcatgatgatgtcataacTTTGACTAATCACAAGTTGGACTAGCTTTGCAATCTGAACTTATGGATTCATGGACGTGCATGTGGTTTTTCTTTGGGCCAATCAGAAACAAGCAACATGGGCTAAGCAGCTTTGGCGAAACTCACCTTTGGGCCCAAGCCCAGTTTGGCGAAACAGATGCATCTTGGCGAAACAAGACTGTTTCGTCAAACTTGATTGAGTTTCGTCAATGACTATGTGTTTCCTCAAGCTTTTGATTCGCCAAGCTGTGATTCGCCAAGAATGTTCTGATTCGTAGTGTCTGTGCTATAAATACACTGTCTGTGGATAAGAAATGTAAGAGAACACATAGAGAGAACACAGAGAGCATTCTGTTGAGAGCACACACACACGAGAtttttagagagtttgcaaaacatatttgtaaacattgagcttgtaaccgaacctttcatacgtattaatacagtggtgttaatcggtgaatattgcgtgtcgtgtatttgcgtgttctatctcggtttgcctttccggttggattccgcacaaccgggttggttagtatacaaggattaggcgactagatcctcctagccggacctacaagtggtatcagagccttggctcttctccttgttaaaaccgactGTGTTCTTGGTTTGTTTTCGGGTGTTAAAGTTCATATTTTTCTGGAAAACAACTTAAAATCTGGTTAAATCTTGTTATTTTGCTTTGTGTTTGACTAAAAACCTTGTTATTTTTCATGTTTACATGTTAGTTATgggtttttgttaaacactttagcAAAATATTGTGTTCGGAGAGTTTCGGTTCACCGGAAAACTTATTTTTCTGGGTAGTGTTCTTGAAATCTTCATtgttgtaggtccctctcggaggatgacgaacctaaaccttgttatactaacccactagcgagtgcggaatccaagctagcaagcaaaccgggatgaaacaagcacaaacacaaacacacaaggttcaccgattaacaccactgtattaatacgtatgaaaggtttcggttacaagcactaTGTTCATAAATCTGTTCTGcgaactctcaagtgtgtgtgtgtgtgtttttggacagaatgctctcaaactctctatctttctatctgtgtgcatctatcaattctcaacacactgcatgggtatatatacccatacactgcatgtctggtcgaaggatccgatagatgatcgaaggatcatctatcgatgacaaagtgTTCGAGGGATTcacatatacttcgaaggatggcatatccttcgaagtccaacaTCATCCTTCGTAAcatatctttcgaggtcatcgaaggatagaatCAATCCTTCGATGGACCAACCTGCGACACAGAACAATACAACTAATTTactaactgttggccaagtcaaaccaggaggacggttgacttggtcaacttacaggactgacatggacatcgtttacatcgtgatcgaatacagacaaagtacagacacaagtgcaccaacaaactcccccttggctgtagctttgtctcgaactTCAATGGTTGTGaatttgtctcgatcttgatcatctttgatcttcatgtcttcaagactccgatgtcctttcaagtcttcagtgtcggaggatcttcaaagtcttcacgtcttgaaagcagagagtgtatcaacaaactacccgtatcatgtaggaagtgtgttgacaaactcccccttaacataagcacCCCCTTGAgctatgctcgtgaatgacttgatctttatgaagtgaaatccttgtggtgttgatgatggccagcggcaactcgatcattttcatcttttgagtgccttcacgtcgtgtcttcattctgaagctcgtcatcgaccatgttctcctagcctttagaatctgcacatgccagaaatctaaacgcgtaatgagaacaactgcttggaatatagtataaacaaatgacacacgaatgaccatgtcacaatcaaacaccgtccgacaatttgaaagtttaat from Helianthus annuus cultivar XRQ/B unplaced genomic scaffold, HanXRQr2.0-SUNRISE HanXRQChr00c239, whole genome shotgun sequence harbors:
- the LOC118479304 gene encoding uncharacterized protein LOC118479304; the protein is MTTTAILNYVQSLWPFAKIINDDLRLSDRLVSGLELPDETKRFVFAFREPESQAVIYVLCVQNLSERSAVDAERLVRCVKPGAVVAQVKEVEFHDDEGSIPTSSLQVLKRCFLQRIGKEKYENVAGSLVLKEIFGVGFNGHLSAAKRTAEEVGSSFLMLESPFVNIESDHGPSNEVESGNSQGFGLQPINNLIPQARKRNRFIPPTHKLENDKHDKAPHTHAQQLNSGIGSGPNIPTPK
- the LOC110896202 gene encoding F-box protein At2g14710, whose protein sequence is MSANIPFEIQEKIIKKNLSVKSLLQFRSVSKQWKSLIDSSEFITYHTQSHPEHLLIRYIPGGSDRVKYEDNYVSIVDDDSFPDHKSPPFVPPTVKFLASPFMIDCSHGLVCLHGVIRDQGNVKKLVVLWNPLVRKSVGIAIPGGAHDVISFGVCPKTSDPKIVKITRCSIDNEATAEVFTLSSGAWRSLPMNKPFKSKSLQFSNTQVVIDGVIYWLTYDNIIDKLRVYSFDLASEEFGEPVDFANNLGTRHLRPYNISKINESLVVLSYHVANNLTPKPFCDVWMMLKNGVPKPSFRKLFTVNDVQVDSIIGFRKNGQPIIVQTHRRNDELEVFEPCWEHNNGLGIYGSTFKMTSYTESLLLLNHSDSFIQ